Proteins co-encoded in one Streptomyces diastaticus subsp. diastaticus genomic window:
- a CDS encoding cobalamin biosynthesis protein, whose amino-acid sequence MTGSRGAAGLVVGVGACRDAPAEAVYTLVSGVLAELGPDAGPLLELATVEAKATEPGIVEAARLLGVGLRSWAPGVLASLATPHSSPTALAALGVPSVAEAAALAGGGELLVPKRKSGGPGPAVATCAVARRGPAGDAPEGE is encoded by the coding sequence GTGACCGGCTCCCGGGGCGCCGCCGGGCTGGTGGTGGGGGTGGGCGCCTGTCGCGACGCGCCCGCCGAAGCGGTGTACACGCTGGTGAGCGGGGTGCTGGCGGAGCTGGGCCCGGACGCCGGGCCGCTGCTGGAGCTGGCCACCGTCGAGGCGAAGGCCACCGAGCCGGGCATCGTCGAGGCGGCCCGGCTGCTGGGGGTGGGGCTGCGGTCCTGGGCGCCCGGGGTGCTGGCCTCGCTGGCGACGCCGCACTCCTCGCCGACCGCGCTGGCGGCGCTGGGGGTGCCCTCGGTCGCGGAGGCGGCGGCGCTGGCGGGCGGCGGCGAACTGCTCGTACCGAAACGGAAGTCGGGCGGGCCCGGTCCGGCGGTGGCGACCTGCGCGGTGGCGCGGCGCGGCCCGGCGGGCGACGCCCCGGAGGGGGAGTGA
- a CDS encoding cobyrinate a,c-diamide synthase, translating to MVSTLRIPRLVVAAPSSGSGKTTVATGLMAAFTGRGLTVSPHKAGPDYIDPGYHALATGRPGRNLDACLCGTGLLGPLFAHGAAGADLAVVEGVMGLYDGAAGQGDLASTAQLAKALRAPVVLVVDGSSQSRSVAALVHGFASWDPEVRIGGVILNKVGSDRHEELLRDALDEAGVDVLGVLRRTPQAATPSRHLGLVPVAEREPDAVAAVAAMAEQIRAGCDLDALWALARSAPPLTEAPWDPAGALAGAGTPPPAGPRPVVAVAGGAAFTFSYAEHAELLTAAGAEVVPFDPLRDERLPESTGALVIGGGFPEVYAPELSANAALRAEVAALAAAGAPVAAECAGLLYLARELDGAPMCGVLDAAARMTERLTLGYRDAVAVGDSVLAPAGTRVSGHEFHRTSLEPGSGADPAWGVVRPGPPRTEGFVQGGVHASYLHVHWAALPSAAARLVARAVRPGAAR from the coding sequence GTGGTGAGTACGCTCCGTATCCCCCGCCTGGTGGTGGCGGCCCCGTCGTCGGGCTCCGGCAAGACCACGGTGGCGACCGGCCTGATGGCCGCCTTCACCGGGCGGGGCCTCACGGTCTCGCCGCACAAGGCGGGCCCCGACTACATCGACCCGGGCTACCACGCGCTGGCCACCGGCCGCCCGGGCCGCAACCTGGACGCCTGCCTCTGCGGCACCGGGCTGCTCGGCCCGCTCTTCGCGCACGGCGCGGCCGGGGCCGACCTGGCCGTGGTCGAGGGCGTGATGGGGCTGTACGACGGTGCGGCCGGCCAGGGTGACCTGGCCTCCACCGCGCAACTGGCGAAGGCGCTGCGGGCGCCGGTGGTGCTGGTGGTCGACGGCTCCTCGCAGTCCCGGTCGGTGGCGGCGCTGGTGCACGGCTTCGCCTCCTGGGACCCCGAGGTGCGGATCGGCGGGGTCATCCTCAACAAGGTCGGCTCCGACCGGCACGAGGAGTTGCTGCGGGACGCCCTGGACGAGGCGGGCGTCGACGTGCTCGGCGTGCTGCGCCGCACCCCGCAGGCGGCGACGCCCTCGCGCCACCTGGGCCTGGTCCCGGTGGCGGAGCGCGAGCCGGACGCGGTGGCGGCGGTGGCGGCCATGGCCGAGCAGATCCGCGCGGGCTGCGACCTGGACGCTTTGTGGGCGCTGGCCCGCTCGGCGCCGCCGCTCACCGAGGCGCCGTGGGACCCGGCCGGGGCACTGGCCGGGGCCGGTACTCCCCCGCCCGCCGGTCCGCGCCCGGTGGTGGCCGTGGCGGGCGGCGCCGCCTTCACCTTCTCCTACGCCGAGCACGCCGAACTGCTGACGGCGGCCGGCGCCGAGGTGGTCCCCTTCGACCCGCTCCGCGACGAACGGCTCCCCGAGTCCACCGGCGCGCTGGTGATCGGCGGCGGCTTCCCCGAGGTGTACGCCCCCGAGCTGTCGGCCAACGCCGCGCTCCGCGCCGAGGTGGCCGCGCTCGCCGCCGCCGGGGCTCCGGTGGCCGCCGAGTGCGCGGGCCTGCTCTACCTGGCGCGGGAGCTGGACGGCGCCCCGATGTGCGGCGTGCTGGACGCCGCCGCGCGGATGACGGAGCGGCTGACGCTCGGCTACCGGGACGCGGTGGCGGTCGGCGACAGCGTGCTGGCCCCGGCCGGAACGCGGGTGTCCGGCCACGAGTTCCACCGCACCAGCCTGGAGCCCGGCTCGGGCGCCGACCCGGCATGGGGCGTGGTGCGGCCCGGACCGCCCCGCACCGAGGGCTTCGTCCAGGGCGGCGTGCACGCCTCCTACCTGCACGTCCACTGGGCCGCGCTGCCGTCGGCGGCGGCCCGGCTGGTGGCCCGCGCCGTCCGGCCGGGCGCTGCCCGGTGA
- the cobO gene encoding cob(I)yrinic acid a,c-diamide adenosyltransferase, whose amino-acid sequence MPQGQPSVVPEDGLTTRQRRNRPLVAVHTGPGKGKSTAAFGLALRAWNQGWPIGVFQFVKSAKWKVGEENALRTLGASGEGGRVDWHKMGEGWSWVQRDDQQDNEAKAREGWQQVKRDLAAETYRLYVLDEFAYPLHWGWIDTAEVIEVLRSRPGNQHVVITGRNAPAELVDFADLVTEMTKVKHPMDAGQKGQRGIEW is encoded by the coding sequence ATGCCGCAGGGACAGCCGTCCGTCGTCCCCGAGGACGGACTCACCACACGTCAGCGCCGCAACCGCCCGCTGGTCGCGGTCCACACCGGCCCCGGCAAGGGCAAGTCGACGGCGGCCTTCGGGCTGGCGCTGCGCGCCTGGAATCAGGGGTGGCCGATCGGGGTGTTCCAGTTCGTCAAGTCGGCGAAGTGGAAGGTCGGCGAGGAGAACGCGCTGAGGACGCTGGGCGCCAGCGGCGAGGGCGGCCGCGTCGACTGGCACAAGATGGGCGAGGGCTGGTCCTGGGTCCAGCGCGACGACCAGCAGGACAACGAGGCCAAGGCCCGCGAGGGCTGGCAGCAGGTCAAGCGCGACCTGGCGGCCGAGACCTACCGGCTGTACGTGCTGGACGAGTTCGCCTATCCGCTGCACTGGGGGTGGATCGACACCGCCGAGGTCATCGAGGTGCTGCGGAGCCGCCCCGGCAACCAGCACGTGGTGATCACCGGCCGCAACGCCCCCGCCGAGCTGGTGGACTTCGCCGACCTGGTGACCGAGATGACCAAGGTGAAGCACCCGATGGACGCGGGCCAGAAGGGCCAGCGGGGCATCGAGTGGTGA
- a CDS encoding cobyric acid synthase: MSGGLLIAGTTSDAGKSVLTAGVCRWLARRGMKVAPFKGQNMSLNSFVTREGAEIGRAQAMQAQAARVEPTALMNPVLLKPGGDRSSQVVLLGRPVGELSARGFFGSVPPGEAARAVAGGRREALLEPVLDCLARLRATHDVVVCEGAGSPAEINLRRTDIVNMGVARAARLPVLVVGDIDRGGVFASFFGTTALLAPEDQALVAGYVVNKFRGDAELLKPGIDMLRGLTGRHTFGVLPYAEGLGIDEEDGLRVSLRGAVRESVVAPPVGEDVLRVAVCAVPLMSNFTDVDALAAEPGVVVRFVDRPEELADADLVVVPGTRGTVRALAWLRERGLADALLRRVAEGRPVLGVCGGYQLLGERIEDEVESRAGTVEGLGVLPVRVRFAAEKTLARPSGSALGEPAEGYEIHHGVAEVLGGEPVFTDAGGRALDGCRVGAVWGTHWHGSLESDGYRRAFLTEVARAAGRRFVPAPDTSFGRLREEQLDRLGDLIEEHADTDALLRLIERGAPPGLPFLPPGAP, translated from the coding sequence ATGAGCGGCGGGTTGCTGATCGCGGGGACCACCTCGGACGCCGGGAAGAGCGTGCTGACGGCCGGCGTCTGCCGGTGGCTGGCGCGGCGCGGGATGAAGGTGGCGCCGTTCAAGGGGCAGAACATGTCCCTGAACTCGTTCGTCACGCGGGAGGGCGCGGAGATCGGCCGGGCCCAGGCGATGCAGGCGCAGGCGGCCCGCGTCGAGCCGACGGCGCTGATGAATCCGGTACTGCTCAAGCCCGGTGGCGACCGCTCCAGCCAGGTGGTGCTGCTCGGCAGGCCGGTCGGGGAGCTGAGCGCCCGGGGCTTCTTCGGCTCGGTGCCCCCCGGCGAAGCGGCCCGGGCGGTGGCGGGCGGCCGCCGGGAGGCGCTGCTGGAGCCGGTGCTGGACTGCCTGGCGCGGCTGCGTGCCACCCACGACGTGGTGGTCTGCGAGGGTGCGGGCAGTCCGGCCGAGATCAATCTGCGCCGGACCGACATCGTCAACATGGGCGTGGCCCGGGCGGCGAGGCTGCCGGTGCTGGTCGTCGGCGACATCGACCGGGGCGGCGTCTTCGCCTCGTTCTTCGGCACCACGGCGCTGCTGGCCCCCGAGGACCAGGCGCTGGTCGCCGGGTACGTCGTCAACAAGTTCCGCGGCGACGCCGAACTCCTGAAGCCCGGCATCGACATGCTGCGCGGCCTCACCGGCCGCCACACCTTCGGTGTCCTGCCGTACGCCGAGGGGCTCGGCATCGACGAGGAGGACGGGCTGCGCGTCTCGCTGCGCGGCGCGGTCCGCGAGTCGGTGGTGGCGCCGCCGGTCGGTGAGGACGTGCTGCGGGTCGCGGTCTGCGCGGTGCCGCTGATGTCCAACTTCACCGACGTGGACGCGCTGGCCGCGGAACCGGGGGTCGTGGTGCGGTTCGTGGACCGGCCCGAGGAGCTGGCCGACGCCGACCTGGTGGTGGTCCCCGGCACCCGGGGCACGGTCCGCGCGCTGGCCTGGCTGCGCGAGCGGGGTCTCGCCGACGCGCTGCTGCGGCGGGTCGCCGAGGGGCGTCCGGTGCTCGGCGTCTGCGGCGGCTACCAACTGCTCGGGGAGCGGATCGAGGACGAGGTGGAGTCCCGGGCGGGCACCGTCGAGGGGCTCGGCGTGCTGCCGGTCCGGGTGCGGTTCGCGGCGGAGAAGACGCTGGCCCGGCCGAGCGGTTCGGCGTTGGGCGAGCCCGCCGAGGGGTACGAGATCCACCACGGCGTCGCCGAGGTGCTGGGCGGCGAGCCGGTCTTCACCGACGCCGGCGGGCGGGCCCTGGACGGCTGCCGGGTGGGCGCGGTCTGGGGCACCCACTGGCACGGCTCGCTGGAGAGCGACGGCTACCGCAGGGCGTTCCTCACCGAGGTGGCCCGGGCGGCGGGCCGCCGGTTCGTCCCCGCCCCCGACACCTCCTTCGGCCGGCTCCGCGAGGAGCAGCTCGACCGGCTCGGCGACCTGATCGAGGAGCACGCCGACACCGATGCCCTGCTGCGCCTGATCGAGCGGGGCGCCCCTCCCGGCCTGCCGTTCCTGCCGCCGGGCGCGCCGTGA
- a CDS encoding putative cobaltochelatase, whose amino-acid sequence MSTSSRYPFTAIVGQDDLRLALLLNAVSPAVGGVLVRGEKGTAKSTAVRALAALLPPVRTVEGCRFSCDPAAPDPGCPDGPHPVDGPGGERPARMVELPVGASEDRLVGALDIERALAEGVKAFEPGLLADAHRGILYVDEVNLLHDHLIDLLLDAAAMGASYVEREGVSVRHAARFLLVGTMNPEEGELRPQLLDRFGLTVEVAASREPDQRVEVVRRRLAFEDGPAAFAGRWAGEEAELRERVAAARALLPQVRLGDGALRRIAAVCAAFEVDGMRGDLVMARTATALAAWAGRTGVAVEDVRRAALLALPHRRRRNPFDAPGLDEEKLDEVLRDAAADDPEDEPPTPPGGQAPEEPDGGGDDGPGPDGGGGGRPDPGDGAGDGAGGLPPQRTEDSGAPAPEDAPEALTGAEPGDSGGGTPRPASAEQQAVAAGEPFRTRVLSVPGLGAGAAGRRSRARTERGRTTGATRPEGALTTLHLTATVRAAAPHQRARGRSGRGLVVRRDDLRQATREGREGNLVLFVVDASGSMAARRRMGAVKGAVLSLLLDAYQRRDKVGLVTFRGRAAEVALPPTSSVDAAAARLQSLPTGGRTPLAAGLLKAHDVLRVERLRDATRRPLLVVVTDGRATGGPEPVALAARAARLHAAEATASVVVDCETGPVRLGLAGELARELRGTAATLDELRADALTGLVKDVTDHHRARRAA is encoded by the coding sequence ATGAGTACCAGTTCCCGTTATCCGTTCACCGCGATCGTCGGTCAGGACGACCTGCGGCTGGCGTTGCTGCTGAACGCGGTCTCCCCGGCCGTCGGCGGTGTTCTCGTCCGGGGGGAGAAGGGCACCGCCAAGTCGACGGCGGTGCGCGCGCTGGCCGCGCTGCTGCCGCCGGTGCGGACCGTGGAGGGGTGCCGGTTCTCCTGCGATCCGGCGGCGCCCGACCCCGGCTGCCCGGACGGGCCGCACCCGGTGGACGGGCCCGGCGGCGAGCGGCCGGCCAGGATGGTGGAGTTGCCGGTCGGCGCCTCCGAGGACCGGCTGGTCGGCGCGCTCGACATCGAACGGGCCCTGGCCGAGGGCGTCAAGGCGTTCGAGCCGGGCCTGCTGGCCGACGCGCACCGGGGCATCCTCTACGTGGACGAGGTCAACCTCCTCCACGACCACCTGATCGATTTGCTGCTGGACGCGGCGGCGATGGGTGCCTCGTACGTGGAGCGCGAGGGCGTCTCGGTACGGCACGCGGCCCGGTTCCTGCTGGTCGGCACCATGAACCCGGAGGAGGGCGAGCTGCGGCCGCAGCTCCTGGACCGGTTCGGGCTGACCGTCGAGGTGGCCGCCTCCCGGGAGCCGGACCAGCGCGTCGAGGTGGTGCGCCGCCGGCTCGCCTTCGAGGACGGCCCGGCCGCCTTCGCGGGGCGCTGGGCCGGCGAGGAGGCGGAACTGCGCGAGCGGGTGGCCGCCGCCCGGGCGCTGCTGCCCCAGGTCCGGCTGGGTGACGGCGCGCTGCGCCGGATCGCGGCGGTCTGCGCGGCGTTCGAGGTGGACGGGATGCGCGGCGACCTGGTGATGGCCCGTACCGCGACCGCGCTGGCCGCCTGGGCGGGCCGGACCGGGGTCGCGGTGGAGGACGTACGCCGGGCCGCGCTGCTGGCGCTGCCGCACCGGCGCCGCCGCAACCCCTTCGACGCGCCGGGCCTGGACGAGGAGAAGCTCGACGAGGTACTGCGGGACGCGGCCGCCGACGACCCCGAGGACGAGCCGCCGACGCCGCCCGGGGGGCAGGCGCCCGAGGAGCCGGACGGCGGTGGCGACGACGGGCCCGGCCCGGACGGCGGCGGGGGCGGGCGACCCGATCCCGGCGACGGTGCCGGTGACGGCGCGGGCGGCCTCCCGCCGCAGCGGACCGAGGACTCCGGTGCCCCGGCGCCCGAGGACGCCCCCGAGGCGCTGACCGGCGCGGAACCCGGCGACTCCGGTGGCGGCACGCCCCGGCCCGCCTCGGCGGAGCAGCAGGCCGTGGCGGCGGGCGAGCCCTTCCGCACCAGGGTGCTGAGCGTGCCGGGGCTCGGCGCGGGCGCGGCGGGGCGCAGGTCCCGGGCGCGGACCGAGCGCGGCAGGACCACCGGGGCGACCCGTCCCGAGGGCGCGCTGACCACACTGCACCTGACGGCGACGGTCCGGGCGGCCGCCCCGCACCAGCGGGCGCGCGGCCGGTCCGGGCGGGGCCTGGTGGTGCGCCGGGACGACCTGCGGCAGGCGACCCGGGAGGGCCGCGAGGGCAACCTCGTCCTCTTCGTGGTGGACGCCTCCGGGTCGATGGCGGCGCGCAGGCGGATGGGCGCGGTCAAGGGCGCGGTGCTGTCGCTGCTCCTCGACGCCTACCAGCGGCGCGACAAGGTGGGGCTGGTGACCTTCCGGGGCCGTGCGGCCGAGGTGGCGCTGCCGCCGACCTCTTCGGTGGACGCGGCCGCCGCCCGGCTCCAGTCGCTGCCGACCGGCGGGCGGACCCCGCTGGCGGCGGGGCTGCTGAAGGCCCACGACGTGCTGCGGGTGGAGCGGCTGCGGGATGCCACGCGCCGCCCCCTGCTGGTCGTGGTCACCGACGGCCGGGCCACCGGCGGCCCGGAGCCGGTGGCGCTGGCGGCCCGGGCGGCCCGGCTGCACGCCGCCGAGGCGACGGCGAGCGTGGTCGTCGACTGCGAGACGGGCCCGGTCCGCCTCGGACTCGCCGGGGAACTCGCCCGCGAACTGCGGGGCACCGCCGCCACCTTGGACGAGCTGCGGGCCGACGCGCTCACCGGCCTGGTCAAGGACGTCACCGATCACCACCGTGCCAGGAGGGCCGCGTAA